A part of Haloarchaeobius sp. HME9146 genomic DNA contains:
- the rpl7ae gene encoding 50S ribosomal protein L7Ae, with product MPVYVNKEIPADLQEDALEALEVARDTGSVKKGTNETTKAVERGNASVVYVAEDVSPEEIVMHLPELANEKGIPVVFIETQDDVGHAAGLEVGSAAAAIVDAGDASSDVEDIATKVEDL from the coding sequence ATGCCAGTCTACGTCAACAAAGAGATCCCAGCCGACCTCCAAGAGGACGCCCTCGAGGCCCTCGAGGTCGCACGAGACACAGGTAGCGTAAAGAAAGGAACCAACGAGACCACCAAGGCCGTCGAGCGCGGCAACGCCTCGGTCGTCTACGTCGCAGAGGACGTCTCCCCCGAGGAGATCGTCATGCACCTTCCCGAGCTCGCCAACGAGAAGGGCATCCCGGTCGTCTTCATCGAGACCCAGGACGACGTCGGCCACGCGGCCGGCCTCGAAGTCGGCAGCGCGGCCGCCGCCATCGTCGACGCTGGTGACGCCTCGAGCGACGTCGAGGACATCGCCACCAAGGTCGAGGACCTGTAG